Below is a genomic region from Paenibacillus rhizovicinus.
ACGTTCTGATGATAGGCTTTGAACGACATCCCGGTCTGCTTCAGGAACAGACGGTGGAACTGGCGCTCCCCGATGCCGGCGATGGCAGCCATTCCTTTGGCCGGGAGCTCCTGTTCGAAGCGGCTGTGGACGGCCGAGATCACCGTCTCGAGTCCGTTCGGCACAATGGCATTCGCGCCGGCGGCTTCGCTCTTGCCGTCCAAGCGGAAGAGATGCAGGAGCAGGCCGAGAACGCCTTGATAGAGCGCCGTTTCCCGGCCGGGCTGGTCGGAGAGATATTCGTAATGCAGCCGCTGGAACAAACGATGGAATTCGCCGTACGGATCACGGTACATGCGGTACCTGGGCGATTCCAACAAAGGCTGCAGCGTCGTCCCTCCGGGTATGGATCTCAGCAGCTGCAGGGCGGCATCGGGCGCAATGACGCAGTTATAGACGATGAGCGGGTGCTGCGGAGAGGTCGACGCAGGACGAAATACATGCGAGATGCCCACGGGCAGGAAGAAAATATCGCCATGCGCGACCGGGAACGCCTCTTCGCCGAGATGGTGCGTGCCCGCCCCTTCGCTGACGTAGACGATTTCGAGAAAATCATGGCGGTGCTCCGTAATGTTGTAGTCCTCGACGGACCGGTTCACATAGATCGGCAGCGCGGGATCGAAGAGGTCTT
It encodes:
- a CDS encoding AraC family transcriptional regulator; the protein is MTIQRSIFMLAGKDLFDPALPIYVNRSVEDYNITEHRHDFLEIVYVSEGAGTHHLGEEAFPVAHGDIFFLPVGISHVFRPASTSPQHPLIVYNCVIAPDAALQLLRSIPGGTTLQPLLESPRYRMYRDPYGEFHRLFQRLHYEYLSDQPGRETALYQGVLGLLLHLFRLDGKSEAAGANAIVPNGLETVISAVHSRFEQELPAKGMAAIAGIGERQFHRLFLKQTGMSFKAYHQNVRINEACRLLRTTDRKISDIASAVGYQDMPYFNGLFRRKNGVSPREYRKQASS